A region of the Arsenicicoccus dermatophilus genome:
CCGGGCCTTCGGCAACGGCACCGTCTTCCTGGAGCGGCTGGTCACCGGCGCCCGCCACGTCGAGGTGCAGGTCATCGCCGACGCGCATGGCACCGCCTGGGCGCTCGGCGTCCGCGACTGCTCGGTGCAGCGCCGCAACCAGAAGGTCGTCGAGGAGTCCGCCTCCCCCGTCCTCGCCCCCGAGCAGGTCGCCGAGCTCAAGGCCAGCGCCGAGCGGCTCGCGCTCGCCGTGGACTACTGCGGCGCGGGCACGGTCGAGTTCCTCTACCACCCCACCGAGCGCTTCTTCGCCTTCCTGGAGGTCAACACCCGCCTGCAGGTGGAGCACTCGATCACCGAGGTCACCACCGGCACCGACCTGGTCCGGCTGCAGCTGCACGTCGCGGCAGGCGGGCGGCTGGACGAGCTGTCGCCGGTGCGCCCCACCGAGACCGGGCACGCGATCGAGGCGCGGCTCAACGCCGAGGACCCGGATCGCGACTTCGCCCCCTCCCCCGGCCGGATCGCCCTGCTCGAGCTGCCCGCCGGCCCCGGCGTCCGCGTCGACACGGGCGTGGCCGAGGGCGACACCATCCCCGCCGACTTCGACTCGATGATCGCCAAGGTCGTCGCGAGCGGGCGCGACCGCGCCGAGGCGCTGGCCCGGCTGCGGCGCGCCCTCCAGGAGACCACCGTCGTCATCGAGGGCGGCGCCACCAACAAGTCCTTCGTGCTCGACCTGCTCGACCAGCCCGAGGTCGTCGACGGCAGCGCCGACACCGGCTGGATCGACCGGGTCCGCGCCCAGGGTCGCCTCGTCGACCACCGGCACAGCGGCGCCGCGCTCGTGGCGGCCGGGATCCGGGCCTACGAGGCGGACGAGGCCATCGCCCGCGCCCGGCTGCTCGAGACCGCCCGTGGTGGACGCCCCCAGCTGCAGCACGAGCCGAGCCGCCGGATCGAGACGAGCCTGCGCGGGACGACATACGGCCTGCAGGTCGCCCGCACCGGCCCCCACCGCTATCGCGTGGTCATCGACTCCCCGGCCGGCGAGCACACCGTCGAGGCGGACCTGGAGCACCTGGACGAGCACAAGGCCCGGCTCACCCTCGGCGGCCGCCGGCACCGCCTCGTCGTCGCCACCCACGGGCCGGTGCAGCTGGTCGAGGTCGACGGGGTCACCCACCGGATCTCCCTCGACGAGGGCGGCGTGCTGCGCTCCCCCACCCCGGCCCTGGTCGTCGCCACCCCGGTGGTCGCGGGGGCCGAGGTCGCCGCCGGCGCCCCCGTGCTGGTGCTGGAGTCCATGAAGATGGAGACCGTCCTCCCGGCGCCCTTCGCCGCGCGGGTGCGCGAGGTGCTCGTCGCCACCGGCAGCCAGGTCGAGACCGGCACGCCCCTGGTGCGCCTGGAGCCGATCGAGGAGGAGGCGGCCGCGACGGCCGAGCCGACCGCGGACGTCGACCTGGACCTGCCGGGCGAGCAGCCGTATGCCGATCCGGCGGCCCGTCGTCGCGCGGACCTGCTGGGCCTGGTCCTGGGCTACGACGCCGACCCGCAGGACGAGCGCCGCGCGCTGACGGCCTACCTCGCCGAGCGGGACCGGTTCGCCGCCGGCGAGGCCCCGGTCGCCGCGGAGCTCGAGCTGCTCGAGGCCTTCGCCGACCTGGCCGAGCTGTCCCGCAACCGGCCGGCCGGCGAGGAGCTGCACCTGGAGAACCGCGTCCACAGCCCGCGCGAGCACCTGCACACCTACCTGCAGAGCCTGGACGCCGACCGCGCCGAGCTCCCCGAGACCTTCCGCACCCGCCTCGCCGCCGTGCTCGCCCGCTACGGGGTCACCGAGCTGGAGCGCACCCCCGAGCTGGAGCAGGCGGTCTTCCGGATCGTCACCGCCCAGCAGCGCTCGGCCCCCGACGTCGCCGCGGTCACCGCCCTGCTCCAGCGGTGGAGCACCGAGCCTGCGCCCGCGCCCCCGGTCGACGCCCGGGCCCGGGAGGCGCTCGACCACCTGGTCCGCGCCACCCAGCTGCGCCACCCCGTCGTGGGCGAGCTCGCCCGCAGCGTGCGCTACCGGTGGTTCGAGCAGCCGCGGGCCGCTGCCCGCCGCGCCGAGCTGCTCGACCACGTGACCGGCGTCCTGGACCGGCTCGACGCCGCCCACCCCGCCGACGCCCTCACCGACGGCACCGACCAGGACCGCGAGGACCTCCTGGACACCCTGGTGGCCGTGCCCGAGCAGATCGGCCAGCTGCTCGGCGCCCGGCTCGCCCGCTCCACCGAGTTCACCGAGTTCACCGAGTTCACCGAGTCCACCGGGTCCACGCCGCATCCCGAAGCCATGCTCGAGGTCCTGCTCCGCCGCCACTACCGCGGCCAGGACCTCGCCGACGTCACGAGCGGACCGAGCGTCGCCGACCCGACGGTCGCCCTGGTGACGGGGACCTGCGAGGTCGGCGGACGGCCGACATACCTGGTCTCGGCCGCCGGCCGGCTCACCGACCTCACCCCCGGCTCGGCCCTCGCCCGGGCGCTCGCCGCCCAGGTCGCCCAGGCTCCCGCGGGCCGGGAGGCCGTCGTCGACCTCTACCTCGCGTGCGCAGACCCGCACGCGGTCGCCGCCGACGACCTGGTGAGCCGGCTCGCCGAGCTGCCGGTCGCCTGCGGGGTCCGGCGGCTCACGGTGGGTCTCGCGGCGCCGGACCAGCCGGTGCGCTACCTCACCGCCCGTCCCGGCGAGGACGGCTCGCCGGCCAAGGACACCCTGGTGCACGGCGTCCACCCGATGGTCGGGCGACGGCTGCACCTGTGGCGGCTGCGCGAGTACGACGTCACCCGGCTCGACGCGCCCGAGGACGTGCTGCTCTATCGCTGCGCCGCCCCCGACAACGACACCGACGTGCGACTCGTCGCGCTGGCCCAGGTGCGGCACCTGACCATCGCCCGCGACGACCAGGGCCGGGTGGCCGGCCTGCCCGAGGTCGAGCGCTCCCTGGCCGACTGCCTGGAGGCGATCCGCCGGGCCCGCGCCGCGGCCGGGGCGGGCGCCCGGCACCTGGACAGCAACCAGGTGTGGCTGCACGTCTGGCAGCCGGTGGACGCCGACCTCACCGAGCTCACCGGGCTCAAGGACACGATCGCCCCGATGACCGCGGGCGCCGGCGTCGAGGAGGTCCTGCTCGACGGCACCGTCGTCGTCGGCGACGGCACCGAGATCCCCGTGGCCGCGCGGTTCTACCACCAGCCGGGGGCCGGTGTCGTCACCGCGCTGGAGGAGCCGCCGCGCGAGCCGCTGCACCCGCTCGACGACTACGCCCTCAAGGTCCAGCGGGCGCGGCGCCGCGGGATGGTCTATCCCTACGAGCTCGTCGACCTCATCGCCGGGCGCGGGGGCACGGCGATCGAGCACGACCTGGACGAGAGCGGCCGGCTCGTGCCCGTGGACCGGCCCTACGGCCGCAACCGCGCGGGCATGATCGTCGGCGTCATCTCCACCCCCACCGAGCGGCACCCCCAGGGCGTGCAGCGGGTGCTGCTGTGCGGCGACCCGCTGCGGGCGCTCGGGGCGCTCGGGGAGCCCGAGTGCGCCCGCGTCATCGCCGCCATCGACCTCGCCGAGGAGCTCGGCGTGCCCGTGGAGTGGTTCTCGGTGTCCGCGGGGGCCCGGATCTCCATGGACTCCGGCACCGAGAACCTCGACTGGGTCGCGCGCGCGCTGCGGCGGATCGTGCACTTCACCCAGGCCGGCGGCGAGATCAACGTCGTCGTGGCGGGCATCAACGTCGGCGCCCAGCCCTACTGGAACGCCGAGTCCACCATGCTCATGCACACCAAGGGCATCCTGGTGATGACCCCGGACAGCGCCATGGTGCTCACCGGCAAGCAGTCGCTGGACTTCTCCGGCGGCGTCTCGGCCGAGGACAACTTCGGCATCGGCGGCTACGACCGGATCATGGGCCCCAACGGCCAGGCGCAGTACTGGGCGCCCGACCTCGCGGGCGCCCTGCGGATCCTGATGACGCACTACGACCACGCCTACGTCGCCCCCGGCGAGCGGGGGCCCCGGGCTGCGACCACCGCCGACCCGGTGGACCGCGACGTCAGCGCCTTCCCCCACGACCCGGCGATCTCGGGCTTCGCGACGGTCGGCGAGATCTTCGGCGCCGACACCAATCCCGACCGCAAGAAGGCCTTCGCCATCCGCTCCGTCATGGCCGCGGTCGCCGACCAGGACCACCCGACCCTGGAGCGCTGGGCCGGTATGGCGGACGCGGAGACCGCCGTGGTCTGGGACGCCCACCTCGGCGGGCTGCCGGTGACGCTGGTGGGCATCGAGTCCCAGCAGGTCGCGCGGCGTGGTTTCCCGCCCACCGACGGGCCGGACGCCTACACCGCGGGTACGCTCTTCCCCCGCTCGTCCAAGAAGGTCGCCCGCGCCATCAACGCCGCCAGCGGCAACCGGCCGGTCGTAGTGCTCGCCAACCTGTCCGGCTTCGACGGCTCCCCGGAGTCGATGCGCAACCTGCAGCTGGAGTACGGCGCCGAGATCGGCCGGGCCATCGTCAACTTCGACGGGCCCATCGTCTTCGTGGTGATCTCGCGCTACCACGGCGGGGCCTTCGTGGTGTTCTCCAAGGCGCTCAACCCGCGGATGACCGTGCTCGCCGTCGAGGGCTCCTACGCCTCGGTCATCGGCGGCGCCCCGGCCGCGGCCGTGGTGTTCCCCCGCGACGTGGACGCCCGCGCCGCCGCCGACCCGCAGGTGGTCGGGTTGGAGGAGCAGGTCGCCGCCGCGTCCGGGGCCGAGCGTGCCGAGCTGGCCGCCCGCCTCACCGAGACCCGCCGGGAGGTGCGTGCCGAGAAGCTCGCGGAGGTGGCCACCGAGTTCGACCGGGTGCACGACATCCGCCGCGCGGTGCAGGTCGGCTCCGTGGACGAGGTGATCCAGGCCCGTGACCTGCGACCGGCGATCGTGCGCAGCCTGCGCTCCGGCCTGGGTCTGGTGCAGCCGCCCGCCTGACCGCTCCCCGGCCGACCGCCGGACGCACGAGGGCCCCGGGAGTTCGCTCCCGGGGCCCTCGTGCGTCGTCGGTCGGACGTCAGCGCACGGCGACCAGGTCCACGACGAAGATCAGCGCCTCGCCGGGCTCGATGACGCCGCCCGCCCCGCGGTCGCCGTAGGCAAGGTGCGCCGGGATGGTGAGCTTGCGGCGTCCGCCCTCACACATGCCGAGCAGGCCCTGGTCCCAGCCCTGGATGACCTGGCCGACGCCGACCTGGAAGTCCAGCGGGGCGCCGCGGTTCCAGGAGGAGTCGAACTCCTCGCCGGTGGAGTGGGCGACGCCGACGTAGTGGGTGCTGACGATCGTGCCGGCCGTGGCCTCGGCGCCGTCGCCCACCCAGATGTCCTCGACGACCAGGTCGGCGGGCGGCTGGTCACCCGGGAAGTCGATCTCGGGCTTGGTGGTGCTGGGGTCGAAAGGCATGGCTGCTCCTGAGGTCTGAGGGACGTACGACGGGTAGGGGCGGCGCCCCGGTCACCGACCGAGGCGCCGCCGGAGGTCACTTGGCGCCGGCGACGTCCACGACGAAGACGAGCGGCGCGTTCGGCGGGATGGCCGGCGGCATGCCCTTGGCGCCGTAGGCCTCGGCCGCCGGAGCGACGATCATGACCTGGCTGCCGATCTTGCTGCCGGTGAGGCACTTGTCCCAGGCCGGGATGACCTGCTTGACGCCGATGGGGAAGTCGGTCGGGGCCGCGCCGCGGTCGAAGCTCGAGTCGAACTTCTTGCCGTCGGCCCACAGCAGACCGGTGTACTTCGCGGACAGCGTCTGCCCGGCCTCGACGACGGCGCCGGTGCCCTCCTTGAGGACGAACATCGTCGACTGGGCGGGGGCGGGCTTGCCGGTGGGCTTGATGGTGGCGGCCTTGTCGGCGGGGGCGGTGACCTCGGGCAGACCGTCCTTGCTGGTGACGACCTTGCAGGGGGTGCCGGACATGCCGACCTGCTTGATGTCGACGAGGGCGACCATGGTCTCGTCGGCGCTGAGCCCGCTCTGCGGGTTGCGGGAGGCGATGAGCCCGGCGCCCTCGGCGGGGGCGACGGCGACCAGGACCCGCGAGCCGGCCTTCTGACCGACGATGCCGCGGGCCAGGCCGGGCAGCGTGCCGCGCATGGCCAGCTCCTCGGGCTTGCCCTTGGCGAAGGTGTCGTCAAGGGTCTTGCCGGTCTTGCCCGACGCGAGGACGACGTTGATGGTCGCCACGTCACCGGGCTTGACGACGGCGCCGGTGCCCTCGGTGAGGGTCTGCACGGTCGTCTCCTTGACGGCCACCGGAGGCTTGGCGATCGTGAGGGCCGGCTTGTCCGGCGTGCCGGCGACCGTGACGCCGGCGACGGTGCCCTTGGTGGCGGCGGTGATCGGGGTCGACGTCGCGGCCGCCGGGGCGGCGGTGCCCGAGGCGCTGCCGCTCGTCGCGGTCGTCGCCGCCGAGGTGGTGGCCGTCGTCTTGGCGTCGTTGCTCCCGCAGGCGCTCAGGGCGATCGTCGGGACGGCCAGGAGGGCCAAGGCGGTGCTGG
Encoded here:
- a CDS encoding carboxyl transferase domain-containing protein, with translation MFTRIAIVNRGEAAMRLIHAVRDLNASSAAGEPRVRTIALHTSGERRAMFVREADEAYDLGPAAARPYLDHAVLEQALRETEADAVWVGWGFVAEDPAFAELCGRLGVTFVGPSPQAMRRLGDKIGSKLIAEEVGVPAADWSRGGVDTVEDALAQAGRIGYPLMLKATAGGGGRGIRTVAGPEELAAAYQLTRDEATRAFGNGTVFLERLVTGARHVEVQVIADAHGTAWALGVRDCSVQRRNQKVVEESASPVLAPEQVAELKASAERLALAVDYCGAGTVEFLYHPTERFFAFLEVNTRLQVEHSITEVTTGTDLVRLQLHVAAGGRLDELSPVRPTETGHAIEARLNAEDPDRDFAPSPGRIALLELPAGPGVRVDTGVAEGDTIPADFDSMIAKVVASGRDRAEALARLRRALQETTVVIEGGATNKSFVLDLLDQPEVVDGSADTGWIDRVRAQGRLVDHRHSGAALVAAGIRAYEADEAIARARLLETARGGRPQLQHEPSRRIETSLRGTTYGLQVARTGPHRYRVVIDSPAGEHTVEADLEHLDEHKARLTLGGRRHRLVVATHGPVQLVEVDGVTHRISLDEGGVLRSPTPALVVATPVVAGAEVAAGAPVLVLESMKMETVLPAPFAARVREVLVATGSQVETGTPLVRLEPIEEEAAATAEPTADVDLDLPGEQPYADPAARRRADLLGLVLGYDADPQDERRALTAYLAERDRFAAGEAPVAAELELLEAFADLAELSRNRPAGEELHLENRVHSPREHLHTYLQSLDADRAELPETFRTRLAAVLARYGVTELERTPELEQAVFRIVTAQQRSAPDVAAVTALLQRWSTEPAPAPPVDARAREALDHLVRATQLRHPVVGELARSVRYRWFEQPRAAARRAELLDHVTGVLDRLDAAHPADALTDGTDQDREDLLDTLVAVPEQIGQLLGARLARSTEFTEFTEFTESTGSTPHPEAMLEVLLRRHYRGQDLADVTSGPSVADPTVALVTGTCEVGGRPTYLVSAAGRLTDLTPGSALARALAAQVAQAPAGREAVVDLYLACADPHAVAADDLVSRLAELPVACGVRRLTVGLAAPDQPVRYLTARPGEDGSPAKDTLVHGVHPMVGRRLHLWRLREYDVTRLDAPEDVLLYRCAAPDNDTDVRLVALAQVRHLTIARDDQGRVAGLPEVERSLADCLEAIRRARAAAGAGARHLDSNQVWLHVWQPVDADLTELTGLKDTIAPMTAGAGVEEVLLDGTVVVGDGTEIPVAARFYHQPGAGVVTALEEPPREPLHPLDDYALKVQRARRRGMVYPYELVDLIAGRGGTAIEHDLDESGRLVPVDRPYGRNRAGMIVGVISTPTERHPQGVQRVLLCGDPLRALGALGEPECARVIAAIDLAEELGVPVEWFSVSAGARISMDSGTENLDWVARALRRIVHFTQAGGEINVVVAGINVGAQPYWNAESTMLMHTKGILVMTPDSAMVLTGKQSLDFSGGVSAEDNFGIGGYDRIMGPNGQAQYWAPDLAGALRILMTHYDHAYVAPGERGPRAATTADPVDRDVSAFPHDPAISGFATVGEIFGADTNPDRKKAFAIRSVMAAVADQDHPTLERWAGMADAETAVVWDAHLGGLPVTLVGIESQQVARRGFPPTDGPDAYTAGTLFPRSSKKVARAINAASGNRPVVVLANLSGFDGSPESMRNLQLEYGAEIGRAIVNFDGPIVFVVISRYHGGAFVVFSKALNPRMTVLAVEGSYASVIGGAPAAAVVFPRDVDARAAADPQVVGLEEQVAAASGAERAELAARLTETRREVRAEKLAEVATEFDRVHDIRRAVQVGSVDEVIQARDLRPAIVRSLRSGLGLVQPPA
- a CDS encoding FKBP-type peptidyl-prolyl cis-trans isomerase, producing MPFDPSTTKPEIDFPGDQPPADLVVEDIWVGDGAEATAGTIVSTHYVGVAHSTGEEFDSSWNRGAPLDFQVGVGQVIQGWDQGLLGMCEGGRRKLTIPAHLAYGDRGAGGVIEPGEALIFVVDLVAVR
- a CDS encoding FKBP-type peptidyl-prolyl cis-trans isomerase; protein product: MRLRTSTALALLAVPTIALSACGSNDAKTTATTSAATTATSGSASGTAAPAAATSTPITAATKGTVAGVTVAGTPDKPALTIAKPPVAVKETTVQTLTEGTGAVVKPGDVATINVVLASGKTGKTLDDTFAKGKPEELAMRGTLPGLARGIVGQKAGSRVLVAVAPAEGAGLIASRNPQSGLSADETMVALVDIKQVGMSGTPCKVVTSKDGLPEVTAPADKAATIKPTGKPAPAQSTMFVLKEGTGAVVEAGQTLSAKYTGLLWADGKKFDSSFDRGAAPTDFPIGVKQVIPAWDKCLTGSKIGSQVMIVAPAAEAYGAKGMPPAIPPNAPLVFVVDVAGAK